In one window of Tumebacillus algifaecis DNA:
- the nuoH gene encoding NADH-quinone oxidoreductase subunit NuoH, whose product MFSWLDKPMELSTFLNMALGGVVVLAFILGVVTYTIYFERKIIGWMQWRIGPNRVGPLGLFQTIADVLKLLIKEDVIPAKADRNVFMIAPIIAFFPSFMVLAIIPFSATHIFTAASNVGVLYYIALSAMSILGVVLGGWASNNKYSLIGGMRSAAQMISYEVPLAMSMLGVVLLAGSLNLVEIVEQQKDFPYVWYIVPQALGFVIFIISAIAELNRTPFDLPEAESELVGGYFTEYTGFRFAFYMLAEYVYVFAMSALGTTLFLGGWEGPFLPGWLWFAIKVSAFIFFFFWVRATMPRIRTDQLLVFSWKVLIPLSLLNLVLTAVLKYLI is encoded by the coding sequence ATGTTTTCCTGGCTCGATAAGCCGATGGAACTGTCAACGTTCCTGAACATGGCGCTCGGCGGCGTCGTCGTCCTCGCTTTCATCCTCGGCGTGGTCACCTACACGATCTATTTCGAGCGTAAGATCATCGGCTGGATGCAATGGCGGATCGGTCCGAACCGCGTAGGGCCGCTCGGTCTGTTCCAAACGATCGCGGACGTATTAAAACTGCTGATCAAAGAGGACGTCATTCCGGCAAAAGCGGATCGCAACGTCTTCATGATCGCGCCGATCATTGCGTTTTTCCCGTCGTTCATGGTGCTTGCGATCATTCCGTTCTCCGCGACGCACATCTTTACGGCGGCTAGCAACGTCGGTGTGCTGTACTACATCGCGCTGTCGGCGATGTCGATTCTCGGCGTCGTGCTCGGCGGATGGGCTTCGAACAACAAATACTCGCTGATCGGCGGGATGCGTTCGGCCGCTCAGATGATCTCGTACGAAGTGCCTCTCGCGATGTCGATGCTCGGTGTCGTGTTGCTGGCCGGTTCCTTGAACCTCGTCGAAATCGTCGAACAGCAAAAGGATTTCCCTTATGTTTGGTACATCGTGCCGCAAGCGTTGGGCTTCGTCATCTTCATCATCTCGGCGATCGCGGAATTGAACCGTACGCCGTTTGACTTGCCGGAAGCGGAGTCTGAATTGGTCGGTGGTTACTTCACCGAGTACACTGGCTTCCGTTTCGCCTTCTACATGCTGGCTGAGTACGTCTATGTCTTCGCGATGTCGGCACTTGGCACCACGCTGTTCCTCGGCGGCTGGGAAGGTCCGTTCCTGCCGGGCTGGCTGTGGTTTGCGATCAAAGTTTCGGCGTTTATTTTCTTCTTCTTCTGGGTGCGGGCTACCATGCCGCGGATTCGTACCGACCAACTGCTCGTCTTCAGCTGGAAAGTGCTGATTCCGTTGTCGCTGTTGAATCTTGTGCTCACAGCAGTTCTCAAATACCTGATCTAA
- a CDS encoding NuoI/complex I 23 kDa subunit family protein, translating into MFGFLKGLKVTFAQLTHKKVTLMYPDEMPDFGERFRGVHKFSPEKCIVCNQCARVCPTSCISLSGSRGGDKKLHIDTYDINFEICILCDLCTEVCPTEAIQMTDTFELATYNRVDLYKNMFWLDDNRKKTEGILEHDASSFGGEK; encoded by the coding sequence ATGTTCGGTTTCCTAAAAGGGTTGAAAGTCACCTTCGCCCAACTCACGCATAAGAAGGTCACCCTGATGTATCCGGATGAGATGCCGGACTTTGGCGAACGCTTCCGTGGTGTTCACAAGTTCTCGCCTGAGAAATGCATCGTGTGCAACCAGTGCGCGCGGGTATGCCCGACTTCCTGCATCTCGCTTTCGGGCTCACGCGGCGGTGATAAAAAACTGCACATCGATACGTATGATATCAACTTCGAAATCTGTATCCTGTGCGACCTGTGCACCGAAGTATGCCCGACCGAAGCGATCCAGATGACCGATACGTTCGAGCTTGCGACTTACAATCGCGTCGATCTGTACAAGAACATGTTCTGGCTCGACGATAACCGTAAGAAGACCGAAGGCATCCTCGAACATGATGCGTCTTCCTTCGGGGGTGAAAAGTAA
- a CDS encoding NADH-quinone oxidoreductase subunit J gives MFGGIEFTGQNIAFFLISLFVIACGVMLLSLRKVLYMALAVGGVFIGVAGIYVMLEAEFLAFIQILLYAGAITIMMLFAIMLTKHDEVEKAQKVTAHPVWAAIAAVGLGGIVLYVTKFSGLRWPTPTDSPWEGQDNVKLIGESLFGQFVIPFELVSVVLIVALVGAITLANKEEK, from the coding sequence ATGTTCGGTGGCATTGAATTTACCGGGCAGAACATCGCGTTTTTTCTGATCTCGCTGTTTGTCATCGCCTGTGGTGTCATGCTGCTCTCGCTTCGCAAAGTTCTCTATATGGCTCTGGCTGTAGGCGGTGTATTCATCGGTGTCGCCGGGATTTATGTCATGCTCGAAGCGGAGTTTCTCGCTTTCATTCAAATCCTGCTCTATGCAGGCGCCATCACGATCATGATGCTCTTTGCGATCATGTTGACAAAGCATGATGAAGTGGAAAAAGCGCAAAAGGTCACAGCTCACCCGGTTTGGGCGGCGATCGCAGCGGTTGGTCTTGGCGGCATCGTCCTCTATGTGACCAAGTTTTCTGGTCTGCGCTGGCCGACTCCGACCGACTCTCCTTGGGAAGGTCAGGATAACGTCAAACTGATCGGTGAAAGTTTGTTCGGTCAATTTGTCATCCCGTTCGAGCTGGTATCTGTGGTCCTGATTGTGGCACTGGTTGGCGCGATTACTCTTGCAAACAAGGAGGAGAAGTAA
- the nuoK gene encoding NADH-quinone oxidoreductase subunit NuoK, with protein MLSVEQFITLGAILFCIGLYGALTKRNIIIVLVSVELMLNAVNINLLAFSRFGLMPSMNGQIFTLFAMTIAAAEVAVGLAILISLYRNRNTSDVRDQDLMKW; from the coding sequence ATGCTATCCGTTGAACAATTTATCACCTTGGGTGCGATTCTGTTTTGTATCGGTCTGTATGGGGCACTTACCAAACGCAACATCATCATCGTCCTCGTTTCGGTCGAATTGATGCTCAATGCTGTCAATATCAACCTGCTGGCGTTTTCGCGCTTTGGCTTGATGCCCTCGATGAATGGTCAAATTTTTACCCTCTTTGCGATGACGATCGCAGCGGCTGAAGTGGCTGTAGGTCTTGCTATTTTGATCTCGTTATACCGAAACCGCAATACCAGCGACGTTCGGGATCAGGACCTCATGAAATGGTAA
- the nuoL gene encoding NADH-quinone oxidoreductase subunit L has product MVEYAWLVPLFPLVAYLLLFVLGRRAQEGIVTAISVLAALAGFAVSLFILSDVKANGASAPYIFHWLSVGETTLSMGYEVTQLNAMMLVVVTFISTLVLLFSKSYMHGDERFPVFYQYLNLFIFSMLGLVISPNLLQVYIFWELVGLCSFLLVGFWYFKPEAAAAAKKAFIVTRIGDVGLFIGIVLLFVATGTFEYAGIFQAIEAKQFAIDWISPEALITLIAILIFIGAIGKSAQFPLHTWLPDAMEGPTPVSALIHAATMVAAGVYLVARAFPIFEASPDALMIIAIIGAITAILAALIGLTQNDIKRVVAYSTVSQLGYMVMALGVSAYVASVFHLMTHAFFKALLFLAAGSVIHAIHHNQDIRKMGGLWKKLPITAWTFLIGALALSGIPPFAGFWSKDEILLGAYSSGNMVLFGLGLVAAFCTAFYIFRVFFMTFTGSFRGEKEVYDHAHESGPLMTIPLVLLAIMAIFVGFLNSPVTDYAFEHFLFHDGEVGEIYTPELWIAVLATIVALLGIGLAYLMYKAKAIDPEKLGGGALRPLYQLSYNKFYFDELYDYVIVKPVVWIGRVLNFIDKWIIDGIVHLFGEGTVVGALGLKYSQNGQVQTYGLITILGAVALITGALIWGGVVK; this is encoded by the coding sequence ATGGTCGAATATGCCTGGTTAGTTCCCCTCTTCCCGCTGGTGGCGTATCTGCTCCTGTTCGTGCTCGGTCGGCGGGCGCAAGAGGGAATTGTCACTGCGATCAGCGTGCTGGCAGCGCTGGCGGGCTTCGCGGTATCGCTTTTCATCCTGTCGGATGTAAAAGCAAACGGTGCTTCTGCGCCGTACATCTTCCACTGGTTGAGCGTTGGTGAAACCACGCTGTCGATGGGCTATGAAGTCACACAGCTCAACGCGATGATGCTGGTGGTGGTCACGTTTATCTCCACGCTGGTACTGCTCTTCTCGAAGAGCTACATGCACGGCGATGAACGCTTTCCGGTGTTCTATCAATATTTAAACTTGTTTATCTTCTCAATGCTCGGATTGGTCATCTCGCCGAACCTCCTGCAAGTGTATATCTTCTGGGAACTGGTCGGCTTGTGCTCCTTCCTGCTCGTAGGCTTCTGGTACTTCAAGCCGGAAGCGGCTGCAGCGGCGAAAAAAGCATTTATCGTCACGCGGATTGGTGACGTAGGTCTCTTTATCGGGATCGTGCTGCTGTTTGTGGCGACCGGTACGTTCGAATACGCTGGCATCTTCCAAGCGATCGAAGCGAAGCAGTTTGCGATCGACTGGATCTCGCCAGAAGCGCTGATCACTTTGATCGCCATCTTGATCTTCATCGGTGCGATCGGTAAATCTGCGCAGTTCCCGCTACACACTTGGCTTCCCGACGCTATGGAAGGCCCGACTCCAGTCTCCGCGCTGATCCATGCTGCGACGATGGTAGCAGCTGGTGTGTACTTGGTAGCTCGTGCATTCCCGATCTTCGAAGCATCTCCGGATGCGTTGATGATCATCGCGATCATCGGTGCGATCACAGCCATTTTGGCAGCGTTGATCGGTCTGACGCAAAATGACATCAAGCGTGTCGTCGCGTACTCGACCGTTTCGCAGCTCGGTTACATGGTGATGGCGCTCGGCGTTTCCGCATACGTGGCATCGGTGTTCCACCTGATGACACACGCCTTCTTCAAGGCACTGCTCTTCTTGGCAGCAGGTTCTGTCATTCATGCGATTCACCACAACCAGGACATACGCAAGATGGGTGGTCTGTGGAAGAAGTTGCCGATCACAGCTTGGACGTTCCTGATCGGGGCGCTGGCTTTGTCCGGGATTCCGCCGTTTGCCGGTTTCTGGTCGAAAGATGAGATCCTGCTCGGCGCGTATTCGTCCGGCAACATGGTGTTGTTCGGGCTCGGTCTGGTCGCAGCTTTCTGCACCGCTTTCTACATCTTCCGCGTGTTCTTCATGACCTTCACTGGCAGTTTCCGCGGTGAAAAAGAAGTGTACGATCATGCGCATGAGTCGGGTCCGCTGATGACGATTCCGCTGGTGTTGCTGGCGATCATGGCGATCTTCGTCGGTTTCCTCAACTCTCCGGTCACCGATTACGCCTTCGAACACTTCCTGTTCCATGATGGCGAAGTGGGTGAGATCTACACGCCGGAACTCTGGATTGCTGTGCTGGCGACCATCGTGGCGCTGCTCGGGATCGGCCTTGCCTACCTGATGTACAAAGCAAAGGCGATCGATCCGGAGAAACTGGGTGGCGGAGCGCTTCGCCCGCTGTACCAACTGTCTTACAACAAGTTCTATTTTGACGAACTCTATGACTATGTGATCGTCAAGCCGGTCGTCTGGATCGGTCGTGTGCTGAACTTTATTGACAAGTGGATCATCGACGGTATCGTCCACCTCTTCGGTGAAGGGACAGTCGTCGGTGCGCTTGGGCTGAAATACAGCCAGAACGGTCAAGTCCAGACTTATGGTCTGATCACCATTCTTGGCGCAGTGGCGCTGATTACCGGCGCATTGATCTGGGGAGGTGTTGTGAAATGA
- a CDS encoding complex I subunit 4 family protein — MMGNLLTIIVFLPLLAALIIGFVPRDSKGQARAIALIATFLPLVFAGILYAGFDFDAKGMQYTESAEWINIANVYHDKALVIGYDLGVDGLSMPFVLLTSIVSFLAVLASGKIQHRAKEYYIWFLLLVTGLYGCFVALDLFLFFLFLELTLIPMYFLIGIWGGERKGPVATKFLVYRGIASAFILVAFIAMAFKAADATGTITLNMLAIADAFSQASPDLITSAFKNGIFLVLLLAILIEEAFFPFHTWLPDTHEQVPSAVSMIVGGVLMKIGAYVLFRIAVGILPDAVQHWATLIAVIGVINIVYAALIAMVQKDWRRLLAFSAISHMGIVLLGVAAMNQAGIQGGVFMTISSGLLSALLFFLIGAIKERTGTALIANLGGLSKPMPILAGFLLAAALGSLGLPGMSGFISEILAFMGSFEVFPVLSAVGALGIILAAVYLLWAMQRTTYGPTPAQLEGVTDARPIEFVPAIVLLALIILIGVYPQILSDLVNPSIQTLVTRIGG; from the coding sequence ATGATGGGGAATCTTTTGACCATCATCGTTTTCCTCCCGCTGTTGGCCGCTCTGATCATCGGCTTTGTTCCGCGAGATAGCAAAGGGCAGGCGCGGGCGATCGCTCTGATCGCCACTTTTCTGCCGCTTGTGTTCGCAGGAATTCTCTACGCGGGCTTTGACTTTGACGCGAAAGGCATGCAGTACACCGAATCGGCGGAGTGGATCAACATCGCCAACGTCTACCATGACAAGGCGCTCGTCATCGGATATGACCTTGGTGTTGATGGTCTGTCCATGCCGTTCGTGTTGCTGACTTCCATCGTTTCCTTCCTCGCCGTTCTGGCTTCCGGTAAGATCCAGCATCGGGCGAAGGAGTATTACATTTGGTTCCTGCTGCTCGTAACCGGTCTTTACGGCTGTTTCGTAGCGCTCGACCTGTTCCTGTTCTTCCTGTTCCTTGAGCTGACCCTGATCCCGATGTACTTCCTGATCGGCATCTGGGGCGGCGAGCGCAAAGGCCCTGTGGCGACCAAATTCTTGGTATACCGCGGGATCGCTTCTGCGTTCATCCTCGTAGCCTTCATCGCGATGGCGTTCAAAGCGGCCGATGCGACAGGCACGATCACGCTGAACATGCTGGCGATCGCCGATGCGTTCTCGCAGGCATCGCCTGACCTGATCACGTCCGCTTTCAAAAACGGCATTTTCTTGGTACTGCTCTTGGCGATTTTGATCGAGGAAGCATTCTTCCCGTTCCATACGTGGCTGCCGGATACGCATGAACAAGTGCCGTCCGCAGTTTCGATGATCGTCGGCGGTGTGCTGATGAAGATCGGCGCATACGTACTGTTCCGCATCGCAGTCGGCATTCTGCCCGATGCTGTGCAACACTGGGCGACGCTGATCGCGGTGATCGGTGTGATCAACATCGTTTACGCGGCACTGATCGCCATGGTGCAAAAAGACTGGCGCCGTCTGCTCGCCTTCTCTGCGATCTCCCACATGGGTATCGTTCTGCTTGGGGTGGCGGCGATGAACCAGGCGGGCATTCAAGGTGGGGTCTTCATGACGATCTCCTCCGGTCTGCTCTCCGCGCTCTTGTTCTTCCTGATCGGCGCGATCAAAGAGCGCACAGGCACCGCGTTGATCGCGAACCTCGGCGGTCTGTCCAAGCCGATGCCGATCCTCGCTGGGTTCCTGTTGGCTGCAGCGCTCGGTTCGCTCGGTCTGCCGGGCATGAGCGGGTTTATCTCTGAGATTCTGGCGTTTATGGGCTCGTTTGAAGTATTCCCGGTCCTTTCGGCTGTGGGTGCGCTTGGGATCATCTTGGCCGCTGTCTACCTGCTCTGGGCGATGCAGCGCACCACTTATGGTCCGACGCCTGCACAGCTGGAAGGTGTGACAGACGCTCGTCCGATCGAATTTGTTCCGGCGATCGTCCTGCTCGCACTGATCATCTTGATCGGGGTCTACCCGCAAATCCTCAGTGACCTGGTGAACCCGTCGATCCAAACTCTCGTCACCAGGATAGGAGGGTAG
- a CDS encoding NADH-quinone oxidoreductase subunit N yields the protein MNPVQSFSTLSFTGVWEVMAPEVILVLLGFGMLVFDLFVSKETSRRISPWIGVAGLLLALVLVLKNFGVVADGGMKELSNMLYVLDDYGNIFKVIFILGTTFTLLMSIDFFRHNPQVKVAEYSYLLIFATVGAMVMSSAYDLITLFVGLELLSIASYILVAIRRDAKGGEGAMKYLITGSIATAFALYGMSFLYGVTGVTNIAQGSQMIAQMWVEFKPLIVLAFLLMTIGFGAKIALAPFHMWAPDTYEGAPNPITSFLSVVSKAAGFALVFRLFIWGFGPEFNELYIYLVILAAITMVIGNVAALVQKNIKRLLAYSSVAQAGYLLIPLAVLGNGSSQENIWLALGEVTFYLAAYLLMTMGAFAILTNVTRAAGTESLDAFRGLYKRSPFQALAMTVFVLSMAGMPITAGFFGKFYIFLGAINTQMYWLAALLFVTSAIAFYYYFGVLKAIYMKDSEAPVTEQKLALPWSLGLIAWVGMIGTVVLGVYPTLLLDVLNGLNWFGL from the coding sequence ATGAATCCGGTACAATCGTTTTCTACGCTGAGCTTTACGGGAGTCTGGGAGGTAATGGCTCCTGAAGTCATCCTCGTTCTGCTCGGGTTCGGGATGCTGGTGTTCGACCTGTTCGTCTCGAAAGAAACCTCCCGCCGCATCTCACCGTGGATCGGCGTGGCAGGTCTGCTCCTCGCCCTTGTTCTCGTGCTGAAAAACTTCGGCGTCGTCGCCGACGGTGGCATGAAAGAACTGTCCAACATGCTGTACGTGCTTGATGACTACGGCAATATTTTCAAAGTGATCTTCATCCTCGGCACGACGTTCACGCTGCTGATGTCGATCGACTTCTTCCGCCATAACCCGCAAGTCAAAGTAGCGGAATACAGCTACCTGTTGATTTTCGCGACGGTCGGTGCGATGGTCATGTCTTCCGCGTATGACCTGATCACGCTGTTCGTCGGTCTGGAATTGCTCTCGATCGCGTCGTACATCCTCGTGGCCATTCGCCGCGATGCAAAAGGCGGCGAGGGGGCGATGAAATACCTGATCACAGGTTCGATCGCCACCGCGTTCGCTCTGTACGGGATGTCCTTCCTGTACGGCGTGACGGGCGTGACCAACATCGCGCAAGGTTCGCAGATGATCGCTCAGATGTGGGTGGAGTTCAAACCTTTGATCGTGCTGGCCTTCCTGCTGATGACGATCGGCTTCGGGGCGAAAATCGCCTTGGCGCCGTTCCACATGTGGGCACCGGACACCTACGAAGGCGCTCCGAACCCGATCACTTCGTTCCTCTCTGTGGTTTCCAAGGCGGCCGGTTTTGCGCTGGTGTTCCGTCTGTTCATCTGGGGGTTCGGCCCCGAGTTTAACGAGCTGTACATCTACCTCGTGATTCTTGCTGCGATCACGATGGTGATCGGGAACGTCGCGGCGCTCGTCCAGAAAAACATCAAGCGTCTGCTGGCCTACTCCTCGGTGGCACAGGCCGGTTATCTGCTGATCCCGCTCGCGGTGCTTGGCAACGGCAGCTCGCAGGAGAACATCTGGCTTGCGCTCGGCGAAGTCACGTTCTACCTCGCTGCGTACCTGTTGATGACGATGGGCGCGTTTGCGATCCTGACCAACGTGACGCGTGCGGCGGGCACCGAATCGCTCGATGCGTTCCGTGGTCTGTACAAGCGTTCGCCGTTCCAAGCGCTGGCGATGACGGTGTTCGTGCTCTCCATGGCAGGGATGCCGATCACTGCAGGCTTCTTCGGGAAGTTCTACATCTTCTTGGGCGCGATCAACACGCAGATGTATTGGTTGGCTGCCCTGCTGTTCGTCACCTCGGCGATCGCCTTCTACTACTACTTTGGTGTGTTGAAAGCGATCTATATGAAGGACAGCGAAGCTCCTGTCACCGAACAAAAACTGGCGCTGCCGTGGTCGCTCGGCCTGATTGCATGGGTCGGTATGATCGGCACTGTGGTGCTCGGTGTGTACCCAACCCTGTTGCTCGACGTGCTCAACGGTTTGAACTGGTTCGGTCTGTAA
- a CDS encoding DUF1146 domain-containing protein, which translates to MFLGSQETGMGWISLFNLAFLIFGVLIAWYALQVVRWEVFLKEAKGRPAAVLRLLVAILLGYQLAKFANEYMMSTMMLKQFF; encoded by the coding sequence ATGTTTTTAGGCTCCCAAGAGACCGGGATGGGTTGGATATCCCTGTTCAATCTGGCGTTTCTGATCTTTGGTGTCCTGATCGCGTGGTATGCACTGCAAGTGGTGCGCTGGGAAGTGTTTCTCAAAGAGGCCAAAGGTCGTCCAGCCGCCGTTTTGCGTTTGCTTGTGGCGATCCTGCTCGGGTATCAGTTAGCCAAATTTGCCAATGAATACATGATGTCAACGATGATGCTCAAGCAATTCTTCTAA
- a CDS encoding YwmB family TATA-box binding protein gives MKKIGILGIICCLIVAAFSLFSARETIAETADMGMFLSKAFAETAADVEGWQVHNWSVIDKEYKAAEDLKLLGLNLNKTFGIQNAQEALESKGDQTSFTLRGKWQNGAAAQLVLTSMKFQDHAPQTVLVLRVEQEAKDLSDYSSAIKKVSETARFANTIPQISTCIKGLRADRMNDGELNSMVKQVLQKVKAKEIEGVRSELVTSVSGYSPLTKDYIVTNGNKMNLQVAAHFDGHLGKTRILVGSPIVTIEY, from the coding sequence ATGAAGAAAATTGGAATTCTCGGCATCATCTGTTGTTTGATCGTTGCAGCTTTTAGCTTGTTTTCAGCGCGCGAGACGATTGCGGAAACGGCCGATATGGGCATGTTTTTGAGCAAGGCGTTCGCAGAGACCGCAGCAGATGTAGAAGGCTGGCAGGTGCACAACTGGTCGGTGATCGACAAGGAGTACAAGGCGGCCGAAGATCTGAAGTTGCTCGGGCTCAACCTGAACAAGACGTTCGGGATTCAAAATGCGCAAGAGGCGCTCGAGTCAAAAGGCGATCAAACCTCGTTCACCTTGCGCGGCAAGTGGCAAAATGGCGCGGCCGCACAACTGGTGCTGACTTCGATGAAATTCCAAGACCATGCGCCGCAAACGGTGCTGGTGCTGCGTGTCGAACAGGAAGCGAAAGATCTGAGCGATTATTCGTCTGCGATCAAAAAAGTGAGCGAAACGGCACGCTTTGCGAATACCATCCCACAAATTAGCACTTGTATCAAAGGTTTGCGGGCTGATAGAATGAATGATGGTGAATTGAACTCGATGGTCAAACAGGTGTTGCAAAAAGTGAAGGCCAAAGAGATCGAAGGGGTTCGCTCCGAACTGGTCACCTCTGTATCCGGATACTCTCCTTTAACGAAGGATTACATAGTCACCAATGGGAACAAGATGAATCTGCAAGTGGCAGCTCATTTTGACGGACATCTCGGTAAAACGCGCATTCTGGTGGGTTCACCGATCGTTACCATTGAGTATTAA
- the murA gene encoding UDP-N-acetylglucosamine 1-carboxyvinyltransferase: protein MAKIVVQGGQRLMGTVKVHGAKNAVLPIIAASILGSKGESVLEEVPNLSDVGNLRALLEVMGVETGEAGSGILRLNAELAHSTEAPAELVRKLRASFLVLGPLLGRFGKARVSMPGGCSIGERKVDLHIKGFEAMGAQVEQGDSFIEAVAAGGRLKGATIYLDFASVGATQNIMMAAVLAEGKTIIENAAKEPEIVDLANYLNKMGADVRGAGTDTIRINGVDEMFGAEHMIIPDRIEAGTFLVAAAISGGDVFVEGAISNHLAPLIAKLKEAGATVIDDVTGVRVKADGPLKPLEVKTLVYPGFPTDLQAQMMSLLTVIPGTSYVTETVFENRFMHVAELRRMGADIKVNGRTATVNGVEQLHGAKVTSTDLRAGACLILAGLVAKGHTEIHGVHHIDRGYVDIVQKFADLGAQIERIEPEEIKAVEEALGQAFL, encoded by the coding sequence ATGGCTAAGATTGTCGTACAGGGCGGACAACGCCTCATGGGCACTGTGAAAGTCCACGGCGCGAAAAACGCCGTATTGCCAATCATCGCCGCTTCCATCTTGGGAAGCAAAGGCGAAAGCGTTTTGGAAGAAGTACCAAATCTCTCCGATGTCGGAAACCTCCGTGCCTTGCTGGAAGTGATGGGTGTGGAGACAGGCGAAGCGGGATCTGGTATTTTGCGTCTGAACGCAGAACTTGCTCATTCAACGGAAGCACCGGCCGAACTTGTTCGGAAACTGCGGGCTTCTTTTCTTGTCCTTGGGCCGCTCCTTGGCCGTTTCGGCAAAGCGCGCGTTTCGATGCCGGGCGGATGCTCGATCGGAGAGCGCAAGGTCGATTTGCACATCAAAGGTTTTGAAGCGATGGGCGCGCAGGTCGAGCAGGGTGATTCCTTCATCGAAGCGGTCGCTGCGGGCGGACGATTGAAGGGTGCTACGATCTACCTTGACTTTGCCTCGGTCGGTGCCACGCAAAACATCATGATGGCTGCCGTACTCGCGGAAGGCAAGACGATCATCGAAAATGCGGCCAAAGAGCCGGAGATTGTCGATCTGGCCAACTATCTGAACAAGATGGGTGCCGACGTGCGCGGTGCGGGTACTGACACGATCCGTATCAACGGTGTCGATGAAATGTTTGGCGCCGAACACATGATCATCCCAGATCGCATCGAAGCGGGCACGTTCTTGGTCGCGGCTGCCATCTCTGGCGGCGACGTATTTGTGGAAGGGGCGATCTCCAACCACCTCGCGCCGCTGATCGCCAAGCTGAAAGAGGCGGGCGCTACGGTGATCGATGATGTGACGGGCGTGCGCGTGAAAGCGGATGGGCCGCTGAAACCGCTGGAAGTGAAGACGCTCGTCTATCCGGGCTTCCCGACCGACCTGCAAGCGCAGATGATGTCACTGCTCACCGTCATTCCGGGCACTTCCTATGTGACGGAGACGGTGTTTGAGAACCGCTTTATGCATGTCGCAGAACTGCGTCGCATGGGGGCGGATATCAAGGTGAATGGCCGGACAGCGACCGTAAACGGCGTGGAGCAACTGCACGGAGCGAAGGTCACCTCGACCGACCTGCGTGCCGGAGCCTGCTTGATTCTGGCCGGACTGGTCGCAAAAGGGCACACGGAGATTCACGGCGTGCATCATATTGACCGTGGGTATGTGGACATCGTGCAGAAGTTTGCCGACCTGGGTGCGCAGATCGAGCGCATTGAGCCGGAAGAGATCAAGGCGGTTGAAGAAGCGTTAGGGCAAGCATTTCTATAA
- a CDS encoding copper amine oxidase N-terminal domain-containing protein has product MQSPFLKERWVQTPYGSELHLYLRSYDFMEEMGTELGPQETRQERLSTTISQFVQQQYPDAQARLVKIFLGTMMVTSIAMPTVGDSSMKSAYAATAIALIVNDKVLAGGQPYLHRDRVMVPLRIIAESLGAKVTWDAAAQRATITQGINRIVLTSNSSTAVINGRTVAIDAPAVIVSETLFVPVRFVAESLRAQVAWDPFRPAVVISNQPSRVHTVVSGDTLWKLSEAYRTTATAILQRNGMSDPTLYPGEQLLIPIRATTVVVQAGDTLWKLAQAHGVTVEAIRMENRLTSDALVVGQELTIPQAGIELPPLPSFQARNAYPILKYWETRL; this is encoded by the coding sequence ATGCAATCTCCTTTTCTAAAAGAGAGGTGGGTGCAGACTCCATATGGGAGTGAACTGCACCTTTATTTACGCAGTTATGATTTTATGGAGGAGATGGGGACTGAGCTCGGGCCTCAGGAAACGCGTCAGGAGCGATTGTCCACCACGATTTCGCAGTTTGTCCAGCAGCAATATCCAGATGCACAGGCGCGGTTGGTGAAAATTTTTCTCGGGACGATGATGGTGACGTCGATCGCGATGCCGACTGTAGGCGATTCGAGCATGAAGAGCGCCTACGCTGCGACGGCGATCGCGCTGATTGTAAACGATAAAGTGCTCGCTGGCGGGCAGCCTTACCTGCACCGTGACCGCGTGATGGTGCCGCTTCGCATCATCGCCGAAAGCTTAGGCGCGAAGGTGACGTGGGATGCAGCCGCACAGCGAGCGACGATCACGCAGGGGATCAATCGCATCGTGCTGACCAGCAACTCGAGCACAGCTGTGATCAACGGGCGCACGGTGGCCATCGATGCTCCAGCGGTGATCGTGAGTGAAACGTTGTTTGTGCCGGTGCGCTTTGTCGCAGAGTCGTTGCGGGCGCAAGTGGCATGGGACCCGTTTCGGCCGGCGGTCGTCATCTCCAACCAGCCAAGCCGTGTGCACACGGTCGTCAGCGGCGATACGCTGTGGAAACTGTCAGAAGCGTATCGAACGACAGCCACAGCCATCTTGCAGCGCAACGGCATGTCCGACCCGACGCTGTATCCGGGCGAGCAGCTGCTGATCCCGATTCGGGCAACCACCGTTGTCGTGCAGGCGGGCGACACGCTTTGGAAACTGGCACAGGCACATGGCGTGACGGTCGAGGCGATCCGCATGGAAAACCGATTGACATCCGATGCGCTCGTCGTCGGACAGGAGTTGACGATCCCGCAGGCGGGCATCGAACTGCCACCTCTGCCAAGTTTTCAAGCCCGCAACGCCTATCCGATCCTCAAATACTGGGAGACCCGCCTGTAG